Proteins co-encoded in one Arachis hypogaea cultivar Tifrunner chromosome 11, arahy.Tifrunner.gnm2.J5K5, whole genome shotgun sequence genomic window:
- the LOC112721053 gene encoding uncharacterized protein, with translation MKKQSKIDAIFKRKAADNVGVQTSQPSNLISQEVQVSELSNLTQNAHQHESKVPRLERDVDISLLERDPGKRRPIWQYNVNEHDKIRRAYIIAGPYQPTNISYPASGNNNHRRYFQSSWFKKFSSWLEYSPEKDAAYCLPCYLFSKHYGARNDGKNAFSELGFSNWKKVNNGVNCAFVCHEGSIPNSPHNLCVKSCDDLMAHSKHIDKVLDRHSDETIANNRLRLKTSIDAIRWLAFQACAFRGDDESPGSLNRGNFIELIKLLASCNQNVNNVVLENALGNAQYISPGVQKDILHIFARKVRATIREEIGDSKFCIIIDEARDESKREQMSVVLRFVDKHGCVQERFFDLIHVSDTCSLTLKTEISSVLSRHNLDVQNLRGQGYDGASNMRGEWNGLQALFLKDCPFAYYIHCLAHRLQLALVSAAKEVCYVHQFFSKLTLIVNVVTVSPKRHDQLRVAQANNVANLIANDQIVTGSGLNQIGTLQRAGDTRWGSHLNSVRSLLCMFDATCEVLEKSSKEGNFSTRGDASAAYDAITSFEFVFVLHLMRNILEVSHDLCQALQRKNQDILNALTLVSTTKTLIQRMRESSWEAFTKEVILFCEKHEVEVPDMNAMHIPRRGRTRKIVDRISVEHHYRVNLFLAVIDTQLQEINGRFNDNMVELLTLSSTLDPRENYKLFSVNKVCELVERFYPGDFSDQEKFHIRMQAQHYKLDVPNHIELTNLCTISELCQGLTKTGKSLTYPLIDRLIRLFRAVICYSNSSIGAVLNDGYEYVQHD, from the exons ATGAAAAAGCaaagtaaaattgatgcaattttTAAGAGAAAAGCTGCTGATAATGTTGGAGTTCAAACAAGTCAACCCTCTAATCTTATTTCACAAGAAGTTCAAGTAAGTGAACTCTCTAATCTTACTCAAAATGCACATCAACATGAATCCAAAGTTCCAAGATTAGAAAGAGATGTTGATATCTCTTTACTAGAAAGGGATCCAGGAAAGCGACGTCCAATTTGGCAGTATAATGTCAATGAACATGATAAGATTCGTAGAGCATACATAATAGCTGGGCCATACCAACCAACAAATATTAGTTATCCAGCTTCTGGTAATAACAATCACCGTCGATATTTTCAATCTTCTTGGTTTAAGAAATTTTCAAGTTGGTTAGAATATTCACCAGAAAAAGATGCTGCTTATTGTTTGCCTTGCTACTTGTTTAGTAAACATTATGGTGCTCGCAATGATGGAAAAAATGCATTTTCAGAGTTAGGATTTAGTaattggaagaaagtaaacaATGGAGTGAATTGTGCATTTGTATGTCACGAGGGTTCTATTCCTAATTCTCCCCATAATTTATGTGTGAAATCTTGTGATGATTTAATGGCTCATTCTAAGCATATAGACAAAGTTCTTGATAGGCATAGTGATGAAACTATTGCAAATAATCGCTTAAGGTTGAAGACATCTATTGATGCTATTCGATGGCTTGCATTTCAAGCATGTGCATTTAGAGGCGACGATGAAAGTCCTGGATCTTTGAATAGAGgaaattttattgagttaattaagCTTTTAGCTTCATGCAATCAGAATGTTAATAATGTTGTCCTTGAAAATGCTCTTGGAAATGCTCAATATATATCTCCCGGTGTTCAAAAAGATATATTGCATATCTTTGCTAGAAAAGTGCGTGCAACAATTCGAGAAGAAATTGGTGattctaaattttgtataattattgatGAAGCAAGAGATGAGTCAAAGCGAGAACAAATGTCTGTGGTTTTGAGATTTGTAGACAAGCACGGTTGTGTTCAAGAAAGATTTTTTGATCTTATACATGTTTCTGATACGTGTTCTTTGACATTGAAAACAGAAATTTCATCAGTTCTTTCTCGTCATAATCTTGATGTTCAAAATCTTAGGGGGCAAGGGTATGATGGAGCTAGTAATATGCGTGGTGAatggaatggattgcaagctctaTTTTTGAAAGATTGCCCTTTTGCTTATTACATTCATTGTCTTGCTCATCGATTACAATTAGCACTTGTTTCTGCAGCCAAAGAAGTTTGTTATGTTcatcaattcttttcaaaacttacCCTAATTGTGAATGTTGTGACTGTTTCTCCTAAACGTCATGATCAGTTAAGGGTTGCTCAAGCAAATAATGTTGCAAACTTAATTGCCAATGATCAAATTGTGACAGGTAGTGGACTTAATCAAATTGGTACTTTGCAAAGAGCTGGAGATACTAGATGGGGGTCTCATTTGAATTCTGTACGTAGCTTGCTATGCATGTTTGATGCTACTTGTGAAGTTCTTGAAAAAAGCAGTAAAGAAGGTAATTTCTCCACTCGTGGTGATGCTAGTGCTGCTTATGATGCTATCACATCCTTTGAATTTGTCTTTGTTTTGCATTTGATGAGAAATATTTTGGAAGTTAGTCATGATCTTTGTCAAGCTTTGCAACGAAAAAATCAAGACATATTGAATGCTTTAACTCTGGTTTCTACTACCAAGACTTTAATCCAACGAATGAGAGAATCAAGTTGGGAAGCTTTCACAAAAGAAGTTATATTATTTTGTGAGAAACATGAAGTTGAAGTTCCTGATATGAATGCAATGCATATTCCTAGAAGAGGCCGAACTCGCAAAATTGTTGACCGAATTTCAGTGGAGCATCATTACCGTGTTAATTTATTTCTGGCTGTAATTGATACACAGTTGCAAGAGATTAATGGAAGATTCAATGATAATATGGTGGAATTGCTTACTTTAAGTTCAACTTTAGATCCCAGAGAAAATTATAAGCTCTTCAGTGTCAACAAAGTATGTGAATTAGTAGAACGGTTTTATCCAGGCGACTTCAGTGACCAAGAGAAATTTCACATTAGAATGCAAGCTCAACATTATAAACTTGATGTTCCTAATCATATTGAGTTAACTAACTTGTGCACAATTTCGGAGTTATGTCAAGGATTAACGAAGACAGGAAAGTCTTTAACATATCCTTTGATTGATCGTTTGATTCGCTTG TTTCGTGCAGTGATATGTTATTCCAATTCATCAATTGGTGCGGTTTTGAATGATGGTTATGAGTATGTTCAACATGATTAA